Proteins co-encoded in one Flavobacterium sp. M31R6 genomic window:
- the cysK gene encoding cysteine synthase A, with amino-acid sequence MIYNNILETIGNTPHVKINKLFGPDTNVWVKLEKTNPGASIKDRIALSMIEDAEQKGLLQKGSTIIEATSGNTGIGLAMVAAVKGYKLILVMPDSMSVERRRLMSIYGAEFVLTPREFGMKGALAKAEEIANGIPNSWIPLQFDNPANIEVHKTTTAQEIIKAFPNGLDYLITGVGTGGHITGCAEVLKQHFPNLKVFAVEPELSPVISGGTHSPHPIQGIGAGFIPTNLHTDILDGSIQVSKDEAFEYAQRAAKEEGILLGISSGASLAAVAKKLKEIPSGSKVLTFCYDTGERYLSIEGLFE; translated from the coding sequence ATGATATACAATAACATACTAGAAACCATTGGTAATACGCCACACGTAAAAATCAATAAATTATTTGGCCCAGATACAAATGTTTGGGTGAAACTTGAAAAAACAAATCCAGGTGCCAGCATCAAAGACAGAATTGCTTTATCTATGATAGAAGATGCAGAGCAAAAAGGATTACTGCAAAAAGGAAGTACCATAATCGAAGCCACATCTGGAAACACTGGTATTGGCCTGGCTATGGTAGCCGCAGTAAAAGGATATAAACTAATCTTGGTAATGCCCGACTCGATGTCTGTAGAAAGACGCCGATTAATGAGCATTTACGGAGCCGAATTTGTGCTTACTCCCCGAGAATTTGGTATGAAAGGTGCTCTTGCGAAAGCTGAAGAAATAGCAAATGGAATTCCAAATTCATGGATACCTCTTCAGTTTGACAACCCGGCAAATATTGAAGTCCATAAAACTACGACTGCACAGGAAATCATAAAAGCTTTTCCTAATGGACTGGATTATCTGATCACAGGAGTTGGAACAGGCGGACACATCACAGGCTGTGCCGAAGTACTAAAACAGCATTTTCCAAACCTAAAAGTTTTCGCTGTAGAACCAGAATTATCTCCAGTTATAAGTGGGGGAACGCATTCACCCCACCCTATTCAAGGAATTGGAGCCGGATTTATACCAACCAATTTGCATACTGATATTCTGGATGGATCAATTCAGGTAAGTAAAGACGAAGCTTTTGAATATGCCCAAAGGGCAGCCAAAGAAGAAGGTATTCTTCTGGGGATTTCTTCTGGTGCTTCTTTGGCTGCCGTGGCTAAAAAACTAAAAGAAATACCATCAGGATCCAAAGTACTAACCTTTTGCTACGACACCGGGGAACGTTATTTAAGTATCGAAGGACTATTTGAATAA